The DNA segment AAGCCCGGCTCGACCGGTTCGACCAGCACGTCAAACACCTCAAGGAAAAGGAATCCAGGTCATGAGCAACCAGTTCGCCTTCAATCCCGCACGCGATTTCGCCATCGAACGCTTCATCGACGCGCCCCCGCGGCTCGTCTGGGAGGCGCTGACGCAACCGGAGCATATCAAGGAGTGGTATATGCCCAAGGCCTGGGGGCGCGTGGCACGGGCCGAAATGGAGTTGCGACCGGGCGGCATCTTCGCCATCGACATTGCTGTCGGTGACGGCCCCGATATCCCCAACCTCGGCTGCGTCCTCGACGTCGTGCCGATGGAACGCCTGGTCTGGACCTCGATGCTCTTCCCCGGCTATCGCCCGGCCGTCTTCGACGATGTGCCGATCACCGGAATCATGACGATGAACGCTGAGGGCACCGGGACCCGCTACGTCTTCACGGCATTGCATCGGAACGAAGCAGACTTCGAGACCAACAAGACGTCGGGCTTCTATGAGGGGACCGAGATCGCCGTGGATCAGTTCGTGGGGCATGTGATGGCGATGAAGTAGCGCCCGCCGCGCTACCTCGAGGTAACGGCCGAAGCGAGCCGAAGGCTTCGAAAGGCTTCGGCAAGGGCGTCTGGCTGGTGAGAAGCATTCAATCCGCTCGGATTGGGCAAGACCCAGAGCCGGGCGCCCGAGATGAGTTCCGGCTGATGCCCTGGCGTGGCGGCCGGTTTCGCAAAGGCGATCCGGTAGGCACTGATGCCAAGGATGGCGACCCAGCGGGGCTGGTATCTGGCCACCTTGCGCTGCAGCCGACGGCGCCCGGCGACAAGTTCCTCCCGCGTCAGCTCATCGGCACCGGCCGAAGCGCGGGCGACGAGGTCAGTCAGCCCGAGTCCGAGTTCCAGTAGTTCCCCGCTCTCCTCGGGCAACAGGAGACGGCGGGTGAAGCCCGATGCGTGCATCGCCTTCCAGAAGCGATTGCCGGGGCGGGCGAAGTGCTGGCCGAGCGCCGCCGAGTAGAGCCCCGGGTTGGTGCCGCAAAAGAGCACCCTCAGGTTGGGCGCGATCAGGTCGGGTAGCCGGCGGTGGACTGCTGCCTGAAGTTCTGCTTTGGTGGGTCGGCGACGTTCTGCCACGGCCATCCTCCTCACGCTCCGCCTGCAATGAGCCCGCATGATGTGACGCCACCGGCGTTAGTCGGGTCCCCTCGGAGATACGATACATACCGCCGCAGACCCGTCCTCTGGAGCCATCATGTTCTCGAATCGCCCTTCATGGAAGAATCTTGCTGTTCGCGGTGCGATGGCCGCAACCGCCGCCCTCGCCCTCGGCTGCTCTTCCAGCCCAACGGACCAACGGATGAGACACACCAGCCCCCCACCGGCGATTCGTTCCTGTTGACGCCGGGACAGGTCTCGGCGCTCGACAGTGTGGGCCAGGTGGTCGTCGGGGCGAATCCCGGGAATAGTTCGCTCAAGTCACTGCTCGATTCCACGTTCCAGGTACTGACGGCCGGAATCACCGCGACGCGAATCAACGTCACCACCGATCTCACGACGGCACCGCTCTACTTCGTCGGCATCCACCGGGTCATCGAGCGCGCGACCGGGTCGTTCTCGACCTGGAACGTCGTGGGGATGGACGACCCCCAGGCGCTGACCAGTGTGATGGAAGTAAGCGGCTTCGCGCAGAACCAGACGGCGACGGCGCCCACCACGGTGTCTGGGCCCATCGGCACTGGCGCGGTCAACGCGCTCTTCCTCAACGTCGCGAACGGCGGTGCGGTGACGCAGTGGAACGGCAACAACGGCACCATCTCCTTCACGTCAGATGCGCCGACCAGCGCCTGCCCAGTGCCCAATCCGTCGGCGAACATGACCTGCACCATCGAGACGATGCACGTGCGCTTTGACGTGACCGCTGGCGGTGGCGCGACGACGCGTCACGCCGCGATTGCAACCGATGTGGCGATTCCGACGATGCGGCTCACCTACACGGGGCCGTGAGCCGGCCTACCCCCGACGCTTGCTCGCAGTTGTCGCACGAACCACCACCGACCCGATGCCGGTGGTGGGGTACGGGAGCTTGTTGCGTGCGATGGCGGCCTCGATCAGCGCCGTGACTGCCGGCTGAGTGAGCGTCGAGGCACCCTCCACCACAATCCATCGCGTCGTTGCCGCCCCGTTCAGTAATTTCTGGGGATCCGGCAACCCCTTCCCACTCAGGTAGAGCCTGATTTCGTCCGCGCTTGCGCGGATGGCAACCACGCCATCCTTCCCTTGCCCGTTCGGCGTGAAGCTGAGCACGACACTGTCGGCGTATTCGTAAACCAGTTCCTGCGACGTAGGAAGTCTTTTCTGCACGAACTTCCGTACCGCGGCCGCGAGCCTTTGATGGTCGGGAGCGATCCTGGCGAGGAGCGCCTTCAATTCGGCCTCGGCCGCGCGTCGCTCTGCTGGGGATTGGGGAGTTGGGACTGCAGGACTCATGGAGTGGTGCTCCGCGTGAGATGATGCGGTGCCTTGGCGGGACGCCGAACTGGTCGTCGTCCCGCCCTGAAGCATACTGCACTCCATTTCTTACCGCCGCAGCGGCACCAGACTCATCAGGCTCTCTACCAACGCCTGCGTCGCGGGCCCCTGCTCCGTGTTCGAGAGCAGGTAGACCTCGTCGCCCGCCCCATTCGCGGTGCGGGTGAAGATGAAGCCGCGGTCGGAGCCCCCGACCACCGAGCCGAGGCGATTGACCGGGTGGTGATCCGCGAAGAGTGCACCGCGCGCCATGCCGTCGTAGTAGCGGCGCAGGTCATCAAGGGTCGAGAACATCCCGCCACTCCCCATCACCAGCCAGGAGACCGGGCCCCACTTGGGCGGGATATTCGGGGTGCCCTGGCTCCTGGTGCCGTAGCCTGGCGCAAATTCGTGGTCGGCAAGGCCGAGCGATTCGCCGTAGAACCCCGTCCGGGTCATACCCAGCGGCTTCAGGATCTCGGAGCGCACGAATTCGGGATAGCTCTTGCCACTCACCGACTCGATGATGGCCGCGAGCAGCGCGAACGACGAGTGCGATGGTTGCCGCTGCGCTCCCGGCGCGAACAGCAGGGGCTGCGTGAGAATGCGGCGCAGTGCAGTCGCGCGATCGATGTAGGTCAGGTCGGGATCGGCATCGCCCTCACGATGATGGAAGTTCGGCAGCCCGGAGCGGCCCTCGAGAATCATCCGGATGGTCATCGGTGCCTTGTCGGCGGGGACATCCGGCAAGTACTTCGCGATCGACTCGTCGAGGCCGAGGCGGCCACGTTCGATCAGCAGGCTGGCGGCAGTCATCGTGAAATCGATCGGGGTCGAGCCGATGCAGTAGATCAGGTTTGGAGTCGTTCGTGCCCCGGACGTGCGATCGGCGATGCCGAAGGTCGTCCGGGTGGCATCCTGTCCGGCCCTGTGGGCATAGATCTGCCCCGCCACACCAGCGGCCTCCGCTTCACGCAGCCGCGCGGCCAACCCGTCCCAGGTCAGCGGTGGAGCAGCGGGCGGACGGTCGGCGGCACCCATGGCACGGAGATGAAGCGTCGCGATGCCGAATGGCGTCGCGTTTTCCATGGTGAAGTCCACCATCACGCCCGGTGAGCCTGGACCTTCGAGCTGGATATGGACGCCCGACGCATCCTCATTGGCGCGGACGTTGCCCGCGGCGGCCGCGGCCTCGCGCACCTGACCCAGAAGCGCTCGCCGCTCTGCGGGGGTGGTCGACTTGAGGTAGG comes from the Gemmatimonadota bacterium genome and includes:
- a CDS encoding SRPBCC domain-containing protein; its protein translation is MSNQFAFNPARDFAIERFIDAPPRLVWEALTQPEHIKEWYMPKAWGRVARAEMELRPGGIFAIDIAVGDGPDIPNLGCVLDVVPMERLVWTSMLFPGYRPAVFDDVPITGIMTMNAEGTGTRYVFTALHRNEADFETNKTSGFYEGTEIAVDQFVGHVMAMK
- the mug gene encoding G/U mismatch-specific DNA glycosylase codes for the protein MAERRRPTKAELQAAVHRRLPDLIAPNLRVLFCGTNPGLYSAALGQHFARPGNRFWKAMHASGFTRRLLLPEESGELLELGLGLTDLVARASAGADELTREELVAGRRRLQRKVARYQPRWVAILGISAYRIAFAKPAATPGHQPELISGARLWVLPNPSGLNASHQPDALAEAFRSLRLASAVTSR
- a CDS encoding serine hydrolase domain-containing protein, yielding MFKRRLTLLAGLCTILATAPAAAQDGPPPEVRAAIDGVLAMLRASDDASLATFAADHLAPSYRTSFAGDALTRHLRSLRDAARGHLDGVGVERGDDDVLILMLGGEQGVKVRLALGDGGKVTRLELAQPVKAGPTEQPAPPKQISYPPATRADARPFHVRALFGVGSISLDSAMTLFDRQHFSAAYLKSTTPAERRALLGQVREAAAAAGNVRANEDASGVHIQLEGPGSPGVMVDFTMENATPFGIATLHLRAMGAADRPPAAPPLTWDGLAARLREAEAAGVAGQIYAHRAGQDATRTTFGIADRTSGARTTPNLIYCIGSTPIDFTMTAASLLIERGRLGLDESIAKYLPDVPADKAPMTIRMILEGRSGLPNFHHREGDADPDLTYIDRATALRRILTQPLLFAPGAQRQPSHSSFALLAAIIESVSGKSYPEFVRSEILKPLGMTRTGFYGESLGLADHEFAPGYGTRSQGTPNIPPKWGPVSWLVMGSGGMFSTLDDLRRYYDGMARGALFADHHPVNRLGSVVGGSDRGFIFTRTANGAGDEVYLLSNTEQGPATQALVESLMSLVPLRR